The following are from one region of the Stigmatella ashevillena genome:
- a CDS encoding RCC1 domain-containing protein encodes MRRQGEGWTRRMLGFGLGVWLALGCAEAVAAGESRLAAGAAHSLVIRPDGTVWAVGSNTSGQLGDGSLAQRFAPVQVTELSDVVSVAAGSSHSLALRSDGTVWAWGFNNYGQLGDGTTTRRVAPVQVTGLSGVVAVAAGSSHSLALRSDGTVWAWGFNNFGQLGDGTTTERAAPVQVTGLSGVVTVAAGNAHSLAVSLDGTVWAWGWNNAGQLGDGTTTEHAAPVQVAGLTDVTVLAAGDAHSLAVSSDGTVWAWGSNSAGQLGDGTTTARTTPVQVSGLSGGAAVAAGSSHSLVLSSDGTAWAWGQNTSGQLGEGTTTASWTPVQVTGLSDGVSLAAGEAYSLALRADGAVWAWGANFSGQRGDGSEPTSAAPVQVAGLSGGGTVAAGSAHALALLPDGTVWAWGQNTVGQLGDGTTLQRFAPVQVPGLSEGVKVAAGASHSLAVRLDGTVWTWGQNTAGQLGDGTTLQRSAPVQVTGLSGVVAVAVAAGNAHSLALGSDGTVWAWGSNSAGQLGDGTTSTRLAPVQVTGLSGVVAVATGYFHSMALRADGTVWSWGDNSFCQLGDGTRTQRRTPVQVTGLSGGVAVAAGYFHSLVVRSDETVWAWGTNSSGQLGNGTTNASFSPVQVTGLSGVVAVAGGEYHSLAVRSDGTVRAWGSNTYGQLGDGTLITRRVPVGVTGLSAGVTTVAAGNSYTLAVHSGGTLHAWGHNTYGQLGHGGPPVYATIPVRSLLH; translated from the coding sequence ATGCGAAGACAGGGTGAGGGATGGACACGCCGGATGCTGGGATTCGGTCTGGGGGTGTGGCTGGCCTTGGGCTGTGCCGAGGCGGTGGCTGCGGGGGAATCTCGCCTGGCCGCTGGGGCAGCTCATTCCTTGGTCATTCGCCCCGATGGCACGGTCTGGGCCGTGGGAAGCAATACCTCCGGCCAGCTGGGGGACGGTTCTCTGGCGCAGCGCTTCGCTCCGGTACAGGTGACAGAGCTGAGCGACGTGGTATCCGTGGCTGCGGGCTCTTCCCATTCCCTGGCATTGCGCTCGGACGGGACGGTGTGGGCCTGGGGCTTCAACAACTACGGCCAGTTGGGGGACGGCACCACGACGAGGCGCGTCGCACCGGTGCAGGTGACAGGACTGAGCGGCGTGGTGGCGGTGGCTGCGGGCTCTTCCCACTCCCTGGCGTTGCGTTCGGACGGGACGGTATGGGCCTGGGGCTTCAACAACTTTGGGCAGTTGGGGGACGGCACCACGACGGAGCGCGCCGCACCGGTGCAGGTGACAGGACTGAGCGGCGTGGTGACGGTGGCTGCGGGCAACGCCCACTCGCTGGCGGTGAGCCTGGACGGCACGGTGTGGGCCTGGGGCTGGAACAACGCTGGCCAGTTGGGGGATGGCACCACGACGGAGCACGCCGCACCGGTGCAGGTGGCCGGGCTGACGGACGTCACGGTCCTTGCCGCGGGCGATGCCCACTCGCTGGCGGTGAGCTCGGATGGAACGGTGTGGGCTTGGGGGAGCAACTCCGCGGGCCAGCTCGGGGATGGAACCACCACCGCGCGGACAACGCCGGTGCAGGTGTCAGGACTGAGCGGGGGGGCCGCGGTGGCAGCGGGTTCTTCTCACTCGCTGGTGTTGAGCTCGGATGGAACGGCGTGGGCCTGGGGCCAGAACACTTCTGGGCAGCTCGGAGAAGGAACGACGACGGCCTCTTGGACGCCCGTGCAGGTGACAGGGCTGAGCGACGGGGTGTCGCTGGCCGCGGGTGAGGCTTACTCGCTGGCGTTGCGCGCGGACGGCGCGGTGTGGGCCTGGGGAGCCAACTTCTCGGGTCAGCGAGGGGATGGGAGTGAGCCGACGAGCGCCGCTCCCGTGCAGGTGGCAGGACTGAGCGGAGGAGGGACGGTGGCGGCGGGCAGTGCCCACGCGCTGGCGTTGCTCCCGGACGGAACGGTGTGGGCCTGGGGCCAGAACACCGTTGGCCAGCTGGGGGACGGCACCACGCTGCAGCGCTTCGCTCCGGTACAGGTCCCCGGGCTGAGCGAGGGGGTGAAGGTGGCCGCAGGTGCTTCCCACTCGTTGGCGGTGCGCCTGGACGGAACGGTGTGGACCTGGGGCCAGAACACCGCTGGCCAACTGGGAGATGGCACCACGCTGCAGCGCTCTGCGCCTGTGCAGGTGACAGGCCTGAGCGGGGTGGTGGCGGTGGCGGTGGCGGCGGGCAATGCCCACTCGCTGGCGTTGGGTTCGGATGGAACGGTGTGGGCTTGGGGGAGCAACTCCGCGGGCCAGTTGGGAGATGGCACCACCAGCACCCGCCTTGCGCCTGTGCAGGTGACAGGCCTGAGCGGGGTGGTGGCGGTGGCAACGGGCTATTTCCACTCGATGGCGTTGCGCGCGGATGGAACGGTGTGGTCTTGGGGGGATAACTCCTTTTGCCAACTGGGAGATGGCACCCGGACTCAGCGCCGAACACCGGTGCAGGTGACAGGGTTGAGCGGGGGGGTGGCGGTGGCAGCGGGCTATTTCCACTCGCTGGTGGTGCGCTCGGATGAAACGGTATGGGCCTGGGGGACCAACTCCTCTGGCCAGTTGGGCAATGGCACGACCAACGCGAGTTTCTCACCGGTACAGGTGACAGGACTGAGTGGGGTGGTGGCGGTGGCCGGGGGGGAGTATCACTCTCTGGCGGTACGCTCGGACGGAACGGTGAGGGCCTGGGGCTCCAACACCTATGGCCAGTTGGGGGATGGCACGCTCATCACTCGCCGTGTGCCGGTGGGAGTGACAGGGCTGAGCGCGGGTGTGACGACCGTGGCCGCGGGCAATTCCTACACGTTGGCGGTGCACTCCGGGGGGACACTCCATGCGTGGGGCCACAACACGTATGGACAACTGGGCCATGGTGGCCCTCCCGTGTATGCCACGATCCCCGTGCGCTCCTTGTTGCATTGA
- a CDS encoding glycoside hydrolase family 3 protein → MKRPFVWQRFSSGAALALLWLSACHPEEVGEQALAPPALSGEATPLMGTAALAWPKVQSAIAVDAALEAKVEALLASMTLEEKVGQMMQVEIGNVTPAEIKQYHLGSVLNGGGSFPGGRKNASVQDWVTLADQLWEASMDPSKARRIPIIWGTDAVHGHNNVRGATFFPHNIGLGAANDPELIRRIGEVTAREVARTGVDWAFAPTIAVVRDDRWGRTYEGYSEDPALVEAYAGKAVQGFQGLLGKDAKSSEKVIATAKHFLGDGGTTRGVDQGVTSVTEQDLRDLHGKGYFTALGAGAQTVMASFNSWQDKALGANAKAFKMHGNKYLLTEVLKNQIGFDGFVISDWNGHGQINRNNSDSATDCTNGNCPQAINAGIDMVMVPYRDDWKALITNTLASVRNGQIPESRINDAVRRILRVKYRAGLFEKPKPSLRNTSREVGSADHRAVAREAVRKSLVLLKNNGSTLPLSRSAKILVAGKSANSLQNQNGGWSLTWQGTGNSNADFGGGVTAWQAIQKIVPTATLDTSTNGALADSSYAAAVVVIGETPYAEGVGDLSGTTLELAKLRPEDLALIDSLKAKGVKKIVTVLFSGRPLYANKEINRSDAFVAAWLPGTEGDGLADVLFRNAAGAVNYDFTGKLSYSWPKSPCQVQVNQGNPAYAPLYAYGYGLTYASGQEQGQHAETTQGGDCGDSGDGGGGGGTTSLVMFNRGNQNGWVMRVGAPSNWNGIAVAQSTSTTTSTAGSELSATPVDDRNGLQWAAVKATWNNATAEIYMQNSTQSEVKNLQTYLSSGGALVFDARVSTKPSGAVKARVDCVYPCAGEIDITPALNALPVNTWTELAIPLQCFSAKGTDFTRINTSVLLYTQGTLELSLASIRWEPSRAANVSCEGNLGAPGQLFADKDVYVNGVYDTALFSGPSVWKSGSGSATLSPAFNTGTETVIDAVFNNLTEGGGNGVVSFPVKDPLFLDVSAIAATGGVQFDIKVLNYGGTTQNFWAKIVCDRNPNQCATGDLKTLIGRPAVNTWKTVKIPFTSTGYPATWKTDRLSSAVEVLPAWDDQRGTIRFQLRNIRILKQLN, encoded by the coding sequence ATGAAGCGCCCATTTGTCTGGCAGCGGTTCTCTTCGGGTGCAGCGCTCGCGCTGCTGTGGCTGAGCGCGTGTCACCCCGAGGAGGTCGGCGAACAGGCGTTAGCGCCGCCAGCGCTTTCCGGTGAGGCCACGCCCCTCATGGGCACCGCGGCGCTGGCCTGGCCCAAGGTGCAGAGCGCGATCGCGGTGGATGCGGCCCTCGAAGCCAAGGTGGAAGCACTGCTCGCGAGCATGACGCTCGAAGAAAAAGTCGGGCAGATGATGCAGGTGGAGATTGGCAACGTCACCCCGGCGGAGATCAAACAGTACCATCTCGGCTCGGTGCTCAACGGAGGGGGCTCCTTTCCAGGGGGAAGGAAGAACGCCTCGGTGCAGGATTGGGTGACGCTCGCGGATCAGCTCTGGGAGGCTTCGATGGATCCGTCGAAGGCCCGCCGGATTCCCATCATCTGGGGCACTGACGCCGTTCATGGCCACAACAACGTGCGCGGCGCCACGTTCTTCCCGCACAACATCGGTCTGGGTGCCGCCAATGATCCGGAGCTGATCCGTCGCATTGGTGAGGTGACTGCCCGCGAAGTGGCCCGTACGGGAGTGGACTGGGCCTTCGCCCCGACGATTGCGGTCGTACGGGATGACCGTTGGGGCCGTACCTATGAGGGGTACTCGGAGGATCCGGCCCTGGTCGAGGCCTATGCGGGCAAGGCTGTGCAGGGTTTTCAAGGGCTGCTCGGCAAGGATGCCAAGTCTTCCGAGAAGGTGATCGCCACGGCCAAGCACTTCCTGGGTGATGGTGGAACCACCCGGGGCGTGGACCAGGGCGTCACCTCCGTGACCGAGCAGGACCTGCGCGACCTTCACGGCAAGGGCTACTTCACGGCGCTCGGTGCGGGCGCGCAGACGGTGATGGCGTCCTTCAACAGTTGGCAGGACAAGGCGCTGGGGGCAAACGCCAAGGCGTTCAAGATGCATGGCAACAAGTACCTGCTGACCGAGGTGCTGAAGAATCAGATCGGCTTCGACGGCTTCGTGATTTCCGACTGGAATGGCCACGGACAGATCAACCGGAACAACAGCGACTCGGCCACCGACTGCACCAACGGCAACTGCCCCCAGGCGATCAACGCGGGCATCGACATGGTGATGGTGCCCTACCGGGACGACTGGAAGGCGTTGATCACCAACACCCTGGCCTCGGTGCGCAATGGCCAGATTCCCGAGTCTCGCATCAACGATGCGGTGCGCCGCATCCTGCGCGTGAAGTACCGCGCGGGCCTCTTCGAGAAGCCCAAGCCCTCGCTGCGCAACACCTCGCGCGAGGTGGGGTCCGCCGATCACCGGGCCGTGGCGCGCGAGGCCGTGCGCAAGTCCCTGGTGCTCCTGAAGAACAATGGCAGCACGCTGCCGCTGTCCCGCTCGGCGAAGATCCTGGTGGCCGGCAAGAGCGCCAACAGCCTTCAGAATCAGAACGGAGGCTGGTCTCTGACCTGGCAGGGAACGGGCAACAGCAACGCGGATTTCGGTGGAGGCGTCACTGCCTGGCAGGCCATCCAGAAGATCGTGCCGACGGCCACCCTCGATACGAGCACCAACGGTGCCCTGGCCGATTCAAGCTATGCCGCTGCCGTGGTGGTGATCGGCGAGACGCCTTATGCGGAGGGCGTGGGGGACCTGAGTGGCACCACCCTGGAGCTGGCGAAGCTGCGCCCGGAGGACCTGGCGCTCATCGACAGCCTGAAGGCCAAGGGGGTGAAGAAGATCGTCACGGTGCTGTTCTCGGGCCGGCCGCTCTACGCCAACAAGGAGATCAACCGGTCGGATGCCTTCGTCGCGGCCTGGCTCCCGGGCACCGAGGGCGATGGGCTGGCGGACGTGCTGTTCCGGAACGCGGCGGGTGCGGTCAATTATGACTTTACCGGCAAGCTCTCCTATTCCTGGCCCAAGAGCCCCTGTCAGGTTCAGGTCAACCAGGGCAACCCGGCGTATGCACCGCTCTACGCTTATGGCTACGGGCTGACCTATGCCAGCGGGCAGGAGCAGGGACAGCATGCCGAGACCACCCAAGGCGGCGACTGCGGCGACAGTGGTGACGGAGGAGGAGGCGGGGGGACGACGTCGCTGGTGATGTTCAACCGCGGCAATCAGAATGGCTGGGTCATGCGCGTGGGCGCACCCTCCAACTGGAATGGCATCGCGGTGGCCCAGTCCACCAGCACAACGACGTCCACCGCTGGCAGCGAGCTTTCCGCCACCCCGGTCGATGATCGCAATGGTCTCCAGTGGGCAGCGGTGAAGGCCACCTGGAACAACGCCACGGCGGAGATCTACATGCAGAATTCGACCCAGAGCGAGGTGAAGAACCTCCAAACGTATCTGAGTTCGGGGGGGGCGCTGGTGTTCGATGCGCGGGTGAGCACGAAGCCGAGCGGCGCGGTGAAGGCCCGGGTGGATTGCGTCTACCCGTGCGCTGGGGAGATCGACATCACCCCCGCGCTCAATGCGTTGCCGGTCAACACCTGGACGGAGCTGGCGATTCCCCTTCAATGCTTCTCGGCGAAGGGCACGGATTTCACCCGCATCAACACGTCCGTGTTGCTCTACACCCAGGGGACGCTGGAGCTGTCGCTTGCCAGCATTCGCTGGGAGCCGTCCCGGGCAGCCAATGTCAGCTGCGAGGGAAACCTCGGGGCTCCGGGCCAGCTCTTCGCCGACAAGGATGTCTACGTGAACGGCGTCTACGACACGGCGCTGTTCAGTGGGCCGAGCGTCTGGAAGTCTGGGAGCGGTAGCGCGACGCTGAGCCCGGCCTTCAACACGGGCACCGAGACGGTGATCGACGCTGTCTTCAACAACCTCACCGAGGGCGGGGGGAACGGTGTCGTCTCATTCCCGGTCAAGGATCCCCTGTTCCTGGATGTCTCGGCGATCGCCGCCACGGGTGGGGTTCAGTTCGACATCAAGGTGCTCAATTACGGAGGCACCACGCAGAACTTCTGGGCGAAGATCGTCTGCGACCGGAACCCCAATCAATGTGCGACCGGGGATCTGAAGACCTTGATCGGCCGCCCCGCGGTGAACACCTGGAAGACGGTCAAGATCCCGTTCACCAGCACGGGCTACCCTGCCACCTGGAAGACCGACAGGCTCAGCTCGGCGGTGGAGGTGCTCCCGGCCTGGGATGATCAGCGCGGCACCATCCGGTTCCAGCTCCGCAACATCCGCATCCTGAAACAGCTCAACTAG
- a CDS encoding RCC1 domain-containing protein: protein MNRVLCVCLGMWVAMGCGQAMGEPGAPSPRPELPSTAQGAARLVAGDGHSLAIRPDGTVWAAGRNTDGQLGDGTLLSREAPVQVSGLSGIASLAASTAHSLALHNDGTVWAWGSNRNGQLGDGTTTSRKTPVQVAGLADVTALAAGSSHSLALCGDGTVWAWGNNRSGQLGDGTTTHRSEPAQVPGLTTMTSLASGASHSVALHSDGTVWAWGDNTKGQLGDGTTTPRAVPVQVAGLTGIMALTANRDHTLALRGDGTLWAWGSNLSGQLGDGTETDRLVPVQVSGLTGIAAVAAGNSHVLALATDGTLWAWGDNHYGHLGDGKETRRLVPGQVPGLTCGTAVAAGSFHSLALCGDGTLWAWGYNEEGQLGNGGTRRRPSPVQAIGLSPITALAAGVSHAMALGSDGSVWTWGHNSHSQLGDGTSLYNQAAPVRLPSLTGLTAVAAGEYHSLALRGDGTVWTWGDDGAGQLGDGSGDERATPEPVSGLTGITTVASGYYHALALRDDGTVWAWGGNRFGAIGNGVVSSKSMPVQVSGLTDVTALAAGQWHSLALRGDGTVWGWGHNIVGQLGDGTKTEVRTMPVQVSGLTNVTALATGTAHTLALRGDGTVWAWGFNSYGQLGDGTTATRTLPVQVPGLTDVTAVAAGTEHSLALRRDGTLWTWGRNSFLQLGDETLTGRTVPGQVPGWTGGTALAASTYHSMALRSDGTVWGWGNNSSGQVGDGTAPVMLSPFKALFP from the coding sequence ATGAACCGAGTCCTGTGTGTGTGTCTGGGAATGTGGGTGGCCATGGGCTGTGGACAGGCGATGGGGGAGCCAGGAGCGCCCTCCCCAAGGCCTGAGCTGCCAAGCACTGCACAGGGGGCAGCGCGGCTGGTGGCGGGAGATGGCCATTCCTTGGCCATCCGCCCCGATGGCACGGTCTGGGCAGCGGGGCGCAACACCGATGGTCAGTTGGGGGACGGCACCCTCCTCTCCCGTGAGGCGCCCGTGCAGGTGTCGGGGTTGAGTGGAATCGCGTCCTTGGCCGCGAGCACGGCGCACTCGTTGGCGTTGCACAACGATGGCACCGTCTGGGCGTGGGGAAGCAACCGCAACGGCCAACTCGGAGATGGCACCACCACCTCGCGAAAAACACCGGTGCAGGTGGCCGGGCTGGCGGACGTCACGGCCCTCGCCGCGGGCTCTTCCCACTCGCTGGCATTGTGCGGCGATGGCACCGTCTGGGCGTGGGGAAACAACCGCAGCGGCCAACTCGGGGATGGCACGACGACCCATCGCTCCGAGCCAGCGCAGGTGCCTGGCTTGACGACCATGACCTCCCTGGCCTCGGGCGCTTCTCACTCGGTAGCGCTGCACAGCGATGGCACCGTCTGGGCATGGGGCGATAACACGAAGGGCCAGCTCGGCGATGGGACGACCACCCCGCGAGCCGTACCCGTGCAGGTAGCGGGGCTGACGGGCATCATGGCCCTGACCGCGAACCGTGACCACACGTTGGCCCTGCGAGGCGATGGCACCCTCTGGGCGTGGGGAAGCAACCTCAGCGGCCAGCTCGGAGATGGCACGGAGACCGATCGCCTCGTGCCAGTGCAGGTGTCGGGACTGACGGGCATCGCCGCCGTGGCCGCTGGCAATAGCCACGTGCTGGCGCTGGCCACCGATGGCACCCTCTGGGCGTGGGGCGACAACCATTACGGCCATCTCGGAGATGGGAAGGAGACCCGTCGCTTGGTGCCGGGGCAAGTGCCGGGACTGACGTGTGGCACTGCCGTGGCTGCGGGCTCTTTCCACTCGTTGGCGCTGTGCGGCGATGGCACCCTCTGGGCGTGGGGCTACAATGAGGAAGGCCAGCTCGGAAATGGTGGCACCCGCCGACGCCCCAGCCCCGTGCAAGCCATCGGGCTGAGCCCCATCACCGCCCTGGCGGCAGGTGTTTCCCATGCGATGGCCCTGGGCAGTGATGGCTCCGTCTGGACGTGGGGCCACAACAGTCACAGCCAGCTCGGGGATGGGACCTCCCTTTACAATCAGGCAGCGCCGGTGCGCTTGCCCAGCCTGACGGGCCTCACGGCCGTGGCCGCGGGCGAATACCACTCGCTGGCGCTGCGCGGGGATGGCACCGTCTGGACCTGGGGTGATGACGGTGCTGGCCAACTGGGAGATGGTTCTGGCGACGAGCGGGCAACGCCAGAACCGGTGTCCGGACTGACGGGCATCACCACCGTGGCCTCAGGCTACTACCATGCGTTGGCGCTACGGGACGATGGCACCGTCTGGGCGTGGGGCGGCAACCGTTTCGGCGCCATCGGGAATGGCGTGGTCTCCTCCAAGTCCATGCCCGTTCAAGTCTCCGGGCTGACGGACGTCACCGCCCTGGCCGCCGGCCAATGGCACTCGCTGGCGCTGCGCGGAGATGGCACCGTCTGGGGATGGGGCCACAACATCGTTGGCCAACTCGGGGACGGAACGAAGACAGAGGTGCGGACGATGCCGGTGCAGGTGTCCGGGCTGACGAACGTGACCGCCCTGGCCACGGGGACGGCTCACACGTTGGCACTGCGCGGCGATGGCACCGTGTGGGCCTGGGGCTTCAACAGTTACGGTCAGCTCGGAGATGGCACCACCGCCACGCGGACCCTGCCGGTGCAGGTGCCCGGGCTGACGGATGTGACCGCCGTGGCCGCGGGGACGGAGCACTCGCTGGCGCTGCGCCGCGATGGCACCCTCTGGACATGGGGCCGCAACTCGTTCCTCCAACTCGGAGATGAGACCCTCACCGGGCGAACCGTGCCTGGGCAAGTGCCCGGGTGGACGGGCGGCACGGCCCTGGCCGCGAGCACTTACCACTCCATGGCGTTGCGCTCCGATGGCACCGTCTGGGGCTGGGGGAACAACTCGAGCGGACAGGTGGGTGATGGCACCGCGCCGGTGATGCTATCGCCCTTCAAAGCCCTGTTCCCCTGA
- a CDS encoding winged helix-turn-helix domain-containing protein: protein MSGSASPSPPVPKTTPPAVMLPADQARAFLISQLALAAPVHPPGAEGVRALLRQLRHIQLDPLDVIGTNADLVALARVEGLARGDVYRHLYPGHAFEHWAKERCLLPASAFAHYRERSLEAPWWRHVTRLQRLPSSVLSAVLEELEAHGPLSAAELTDHGAVEPLDWSGWKGTAKATSMALEVLWTRCDIVVCGRNPGGKRYDVPHRALPDVARASPGYTTEEGFLRWALGERVEAAGLLSRGAGAHWSMLSPVRGSSLPDTLVREGVLEEVVLPGASRRYLAPAGFRSRPVTAPDARMRILGPLDPLLWDRALVKQLFGFEYIWEVYKPEAQRRWGWYVCPLLHRGHLVGRLEARVKEDVLHVEKLWKEKDVKLDDAALDEALARHAKACGARKVRRPRARTG from the coding sequence ATGAGCGGGTCCGCCTCCCCTTCCCCGCCTGTGCCCAAAACAACCCCTCCCGCCGTGATGCTGCCCGCCGATCAGGCGCGCGCGTTCCTCATCAGCCAGCTCGCCCTCGCCGCACCCGTTCATCCTCCGGGTGCCGAGGGCGTGCGCGCGCTCCTGCGCCAATTGCGCCACATTCAGCTCGATCCCCTCGACGTCATTGGAACCAACGCGGACCTGGTGGCGCTCGCGCGGGTGGAAGGCCTCGCACGAGGCGATGTGTACCGCCACCTCTACCCCGGCCATGCCTTCGAGCATTGGGCCAAGGAGCGCTGCCTGCTCCCGGCCAGCGCCTTCGCCCACTACCGCGAACGCTCCCTGGAGGCTCCGTGGTGGCGCCACGTCACGCGCCTTCAGCGGCTGCCCTCCTCCGTGCTGAGCGCCGTCCTGGAGGAGTTGGAGGCGCATGGTCCCCTGTCCGCCGCGGAACTGACCGACCACGGCGCAGTGGAGCCGCTCGACTGGAGTGGATGGAAGGGCACGGCGAAGGCCACCTCCATGGCGCTTGAGGTACTGTGGACGCGCTGTGACATCGTCGTGTGCGGCCGGAACCCCGGGGGCAAACGCTACGACGTGCCGCACCGGGCCCTCCCGGACGTGGCCCGAGCCTCCCCAGGGTACACCACCGAGGAAGGCTTCTTGCGCTGGGCCCTCGGCGAGCGCGTGGAAGCGGCGGGTCTGCTGTCGCGCGGGGCCGGGGCGCACTGGTCCATGTTGTCCCCGGTGCGCGGCTCCTCCCTGCCGGACACCCTGGTGCGCGAGGGAGTGTTGGAAGAGGTGGTGTTGCCCGGAGCTTCCCGGCGCTATCTGGCTCCGGCAGGTTTCCGCTCCCGGCCCGTGACGGCACCCGACGCGCGAATGCGGATCCTGGGCCCGTTGGACCCCCTGCTGTGGGACCGCGCGCTGGTGAAACAGCTCTTCGGCTTCGAATACATCTGGGAGGTGTACAAGCCCGAGGCTCAGCGGCGCTGGGGCTGGTACGTGTGCCCGCTGCTGCACCGGGGACACCTGGTAGGCAGATTGGAGGCGCGCGTGAAGGAGGACGTCCTGCATGTCGAGAAGCTGTGGAAGGAAAAGGACGTGAAGCTGGACGATGCGGCGCTCGACGAGGCCCTGGCGCGACACGCCAAGGCGTGTGGCGCACGGAAGGTGCGCCGACCACGCGCCCGGACCGGGTGA
- a CDS encoding DUF4879 domain-containing protein yields MHRPLIVMTLLAALNATAADVQQTYPEGSSSFRATLSPVLHLDSSQLSKLPTREQLEGGPVKLAPAPPLTYLQVYAVGSSNQGWEYPDPSVYATSLDHGGSVLLVVVLEVGYGFSRFAKMNGSQLPSSANYLDEALCWNAYGQLAYCSAGQTVAGWLRYYDVSGYQSGSFTYQNTSTNSPWNTMYDQITIL; encoded by the coding sequence ATGCACCGCCCATTGATTGTCATGACGTTGCTCGCCGCGCTGAACGCTACGGCCGCGGATGTGCAGCAGACGTACCCCGAGGGCAGCTCCTCCTTCCGTGCGACGCTCAGCCCGGTGCTGCACCTCGACTCCAGCCAGCTGAGCAAGCTCCCCACCCGCGAGCAGCTCGAGGGGGGACCCGTGAAGCTCGCGCCCGCACCTCCGCTGACCTACCTCCAGGTATATGCGGTTGGCTCAAGCAACCAGGGTTGGGAGTACCCAGACCCCTCTGTCTACGCCACGTCGTTGGATCACGGTGGCTCGGTTCTGTTGGTGGTCGTGCTCGAGGTTGGCTATGGCTTCAGCCGGTTTGCCAAGATGAATGGGAGCCAGCTCCCATCTTCCGCCAACTACCTCGATGAGGCTCTTTGCTGGAACGCTTACGGCCAGCTCGCGTACTGCTCCGCCGGTCAGACGGTCGCCGGATGGCTGCGTTATTATGACGTCTCGGGTTACCAGAGCGGGTCGTTCACATACCAGAACACCTCGACGAACTCGCCCTGGAACACGATGTACGATCAGATCACGATTCTCTAG
- a CDS encoding class I SAM-dependent methyltransferase — MKVTRQSDEDQMTLWNGLAGRAWVEAQELLDSMFKPFEDLLVEAVFAGSGRQVLDVGCGTGSTTLAVARLLGAKGRGIGIDISEPMITAARVRADRESTPARFICANAQDHVFEPASFDMIISRFGVMFFDDFVRAFTNLRRAAKDGAELRFIAWRSPAENPFMTTAERAAAPLLPNIPPRRPDAPGQFAFADPRRVGLILEESGWAEIDIRPIDVACTLPEKELVRYLTRLGPLGRILHEADDRTRTQVIETVRAAFEPYVHGAEVRFTAACWRVGARALPGRA; from the coding sequence ATGAAAGTCACGCGCCAGAGCGATGAGGATCAAATGACGCTTTGGAATGGCCTCGCAGGACGCGCCTGGGTCGAGGCGCAGGAGTTGCTCGACTCGATGTTCAAGCCGTTTGAAGACCTGCTTGTCGAAGCGGTCTTCGCTGGCTCCGGGCGCCAAGTGCTCGACGTCGGCTGCGGTACGGGCAGCACAACGCTCGCTGTCGCGCGGCTGCTCGGTGCGAAGGGCCGCGGCATCGGCATCGACATCTCGGAGCCGATGATCACCGCCGCCCGTGTCCGTGCCGACCGGGAAAGCACGCCGGCCCGCTTCATCTGCGCTAACGCGCAAGACCACGTCTTCGAGCCTGCAAGCTTCGATATGATCATTTCGCGCTTCGGCGTCATGTTCTTCGACGACTTCGTCCGGGCCTTTACGAACCTGAGGCGTGCCGCAAAGGACGGCGCTGAATTGCGCTTCATCGCTTGGCGGAGCCCTGCGGAGAATCCGTTCATGACGACGGCCGAGCGCGCCGCGGCACCGCTTCTGCCGAACATCCCCCCCCGTCGGCCGGACGCGCCGGGGCAGTTCGCCTTCGCGGACCCGCGCCGGGTCGGCCTCATTCTGGAGGAAAGCGGTTGGGCCGAAATCGACATCCGGCCGATTGATGTTGCCTGTACCCTGCCCGAGAAGGAGTTGGTCCGCTACTTGACTCGGCTGGGTCCCCTTGGCCGGATTCTTCACGAGGCAGACGATCGGACTCGCACCCAGGTCATCGAAACGGTCCGCGCCGCGTTCGAGCCCTATGTGCACGGAGCAGAAGTCCGTTTTACCGCTGCTTGCTGGAGGGTCGGCGCCCGAGCGCTGCCGGGGCGGGCGTGA
- a CDS encoding 23S rRNA (pseudouridine(1915)-N(3))-methyltransferase RlmH codes for MKVRLLSIGKDRSGLFEPGVQEYASRLEHYTRFELVELPEASGRKLKPGDAKAAEAEAILARRKPQDWLVAMDERGKSLDSVELSRYLAKAQTGAKDLLFVIGGDEGLEDSVRQAAHLTLSLSRMTLPHRLARLVLIEQIYRAFTLLKGEPYHK; via the coding sequence CTGAAGGTCCGGTTGCTCTCCATTGGCAAGGATCGCTCGGGCCTCTTCGAGCCCGGCGTCCAGGAGTATGCCTCGCGCCTGGAGCACTACACCCGCTTCGAGTTGGTGGAGCTGCCCGAAGCGAGCGGCCGCAAGCTCAAGCCGGGCGATGCGAAGGCCGCCGAGGCCGAGGCCATTCTCGCCCGGCGCAAGCCCCAGGACTGGCTGGTGGCAATGGACGAGCGCGGCAAGTCCTTGGACTCAGTGGAGCTCAGCCGCTACCTCGCCAAGGCCCAGACTGGCGCGAAGGATCTGCTCTTCGTCATCGGTGGAGACGAAGGGCTGGAAGACTCGGTGCGCCAGGCGGCCCACCTGACGCTCTCCCTGTCCCGGATGACACTGCCGCACCGGCTGGCGCGGCTGGTGCTCATCGAGCAGATCTACCGCGCCTTCACCCTGCTCAAGGGCGAGCCCTACCACAAATAG